cttcttggacTTGCCCAGGCTACGTTGGGTCTTTTTACTTTCATGTTTAAAGAGCCCACTTTCCAGGCATTGCTTATCTGCCAGGCCAACACCTGCTGGAACTGAAATAAATTCACTTTTGTAAGAATTACCGTCCTGTTCTTTCTGCTCCGAACCTTTGGCTTCTGTTGGATTTAAGCAGCCTGATTCAGTGTCCACCTCAGCTGCAGTCAGTTGTGTGATTTCAAATGAGATAAAAGCTTATTATATAGTAAAGTATAATAAGGGTTGGCCTTTCGAAATCAATCTAACTTCCTAAATCATCACCCCTGAAAAAAAGACTTATTTTAAGAGCCTCAAATCTTATTTCCACATAAAAGAAACAGTGCAAATAAGAGATGAAAGTTGCACATTACTCTGATCAGAAGTTTGTGCTGGAAAGGTCGGGCTTTCTCCCTTACATGCTAGATTAAGTATCTGTCCATCCTTCATGATCTCATTCAAGTGCGAGCTCTGATTGAAGTTACAGACAATGTAATTTTGCCTAACAATCAAAGTTAATGATGGGCATAATAAAGtacaaacccaaacaatccCTTTTTCAGTAGAATACTTACAGAGGCTTTTTCATCTTCCAATTCCTTATCAATACCATGACTTGGCTCTAGAATTAGCCTTCTTGGCTCCTCATTTTCAAGATAGCGATTCACATCCTTCATAGAGCGGAATAATTTTTCACTTACAGGATCAATATAGTACTGCATACATTGAATAACAGGTCAAAGAATGTATTGATATTTCAGAGGCCAAATTGGAGTACAATTATCATGCAAATCCTCTGCAATGCAGCCAAGCAAATCAAGAAATAGTGAAATTTTTTGAGAGATTACCGAGTCTCTCCTGATCTTATGATCCTTTTTTGTCATCCGAATTTCTTTGATCCATCCTTGAGGTAGTCCTTCTGCTATAGTCTTCTCAACCACAACCTAATTGCTTGAATAATTGAAGTTTCTAtatccaaattaataaaatatgataaaatcAAACATCTAAATGTAAATCATAAAGAGCAGTTTGTGTCAACGAACATCATTTGCTGATCGCTTCAAAGTCTCTTCAACTTTCTGTTTGACTTCATCGCTGATTTGAGAGGTGTTGAGATAGCGAGATACCTCTGCCTTGGAATTGAATTTATGTCCACTTGTGGTATCGTAATAATACTGCAATAAGCGCAAATTATATACATCTGAACTAAAGTATGTTGAGACACATCTCAAAATATAATCAAGTTGATATTCTCTCCATATACAACTGTTTCAAATTTTAGCTTAAAATTAACACTTATCCCCAAACCCTCGCAgtcattttcttatgtttGCTATATGTCTTAAAGAAACAATAGAAAATCCAAGGAAATTTCGGGTGGCCCTATCTCGTTTCAGATTCTATATCCTACAATGTTCTCAAACGATTTCCATAACATCTTTCCTTTTTGGCAAgacttgaaaattgaaatgctACCTTCTAGAGCATACAAATTATGAGATAAACGTCACTAATCAACATAACAATCA
Above is a window of Prunus persica cultivar Lovell chromosome G2, Prunus_persica_NCBIv2, whole genome shotgun sequence DNA encoding:
- the LOC18785153 gene encoding uncharacterized protein LOC18785153; protein product: MTDQKSEDWLPTGWTVEVKVRNNGKRDKYYYDTTSGHKFNSKAEVSRYLNTSQISDEVKQKVEETLKRSANDVVVEKTIAEGLPQGWIKEIRMTKKDHKIRRDSYYIDPVSEKLFRSMKDVNRYLENEEPRRLILEPSHGIDKELEDEKASAKLHCL